From one Babesia bovis T2Bo chromosome 3, whole genome shotgun sequence genomic stretch:
- a CDS encoding SmORF protein (Small Open Reading Frame (SmORF)) encodes MVALNMLWKLSIVVAFGFSATATSTDIAPEQPKKESFLSRFFGKNEKSATKSHDVSEPTKIDTQKHSETGLPKYDVEWYLLPKPLNRFFLSRCHLLSPCVCHMTVMRQ; translated from the coding sequence ATGGTAGCTCTtaacatgttatggaagctcTCTATAGTTGTGGCATTTGGGTTTTCCGCTACGGCTACCTCAACAGATATAGCCCCGgagcaacccaagaaggaatcgtTCTTAAGTAGATTCTTCGGTAAGAATGAGAAATCTGCCACTAAATCTCATGACGTATCCGAACCGACGAAAATTGACACTCAAAAACACAGTGAAACAGGTCTCCCCAAGTACGATGTAGAgtggtatctgttaccaaAGCCCTTAAACAGATTCTTCTTGTCACGTTGCCATTTGTTATCTCCTTGTGTGTGCCATATGACTGTAATGAGGCAATAG